The genomic stretch TGGCCAGCCGTGCCCACATGCAGAACATAGTTCCGGTGGTGGATGCCGCCCTGCAAACGGCCCACTGCTCACTGCAGTCGTTGGATGCCATAGCATTCACGCAGGCGCCGGGACTGATCGGTTCATTGCTGGTAGGCACGCAATTCGCAAAATCCCTTTCACTGGCTTTAGATGTCCCGCTGATCTCCGTACACCATATGCAGGCACACGTGCTGGCTAATTTAATTGGGGAAGAAAAACCTTCTTTCCCCTTCTTATGCTTGACCGTAAGCGGAGGTCATACGCAGATCGTGCGCTGTGATGCTCCCACACAACTGAAAGTGATCGGCGAGACCATTGATGATGCAGCCGGCGAAGCCTTTGATAAAACGGCAAAGATGCTGGGGCTTCCCTACCCCGGCGGGCCATTGATCGATAAATATGCAAAACAGGGCAACCCCAAACGCTTTACGTTTCCCGAACCCCGGATACCGGGCCTTGATTTCAGTTTCTCCGGGTTGAAAACATCCATTCTCTATTTCCTGAAAAATGCCGGCACAAGCAATTTATTCAAAGAAGAGTTCCGGGCAGATGAAGCAACAAGACAGCGTTTCATTGATGAGAACCTGGATGATATCTGTGCCTCTGTCCAGGAAAGGATCATCAGCATCTTATTGAATAAATTAAAGAAAGCTGCCGCTGAGACCGGCATAACAGATGTCTGCCTGGCTGGTGGCGTTAGCGCAAACAGCGGCCTGCGTAGCGCTTTCAAAGCCCTGGGGGAAAAAGAAGGCTGGAGAACATTCATACCCGCATTTGAATATTGCACCGATAACGCAGCCATGATCGCCATCACCGGGTATTTTAAATTTTTAGAGAAGGATTTTACGGAGTTGGGGGTAAGCCCCTCTGCAAGAGCGGAGTGGTAAGAAGATGACCCAAGGGGAATAGCCACAAGGCATAAGCTTGCTGATATCCAACCACTTTAAAAAAAATTACCCCCTAAATCAAGAGTTTGTTTCCTTAAAACTTGTATTTCTTATCCTGCATCCGGTATCTTGTATCCCGTATCTTGCATCCCTAATGTCAAACTCCTTTTTCCAATTCAAACAATTCACCGTCTTCCAGCACAAATGCGCCATGAAGGTTTGCACCGATGCCTGCTTGTTTGGAGCACTGGCTGCAGGGTATAAACCACAAACCACAAACGGCCTGGATATCGGAACCGGAACAGGATTATTGTCGCTGATGCTGGCTCAAAAAGATCCGGATGCGGTCATTGATGCCGTTGAACTTGGTACAGATGCGGCTCAACAGGCCAGGGAAAATTTTGCAGCATCTCCCTGGAAGGAGCGATTGAATATTTTCAATGCAGACATGCTGTCCTTTAAGACTGAAAAGAGCTACGACCTCATCATTTCCAACCCGCCATTCTTTGAAGACGACCTGAGATCCCCGGATGAAGCAAAGAACCATGCAAAGCATGATACTTCGCTCAGCCTGAATGAACTGGTACGGGTTGTTCAACAACTTCTTGCAGCTGATGGCTCTTTTGCCGTACTACTCCCTTATCAACGGGTGAATTATTTTACAGAAGAAGCAGGCAGACAGGGACTACACCTGGCTCAGCAGGTATTGGTTAAGCAAACAGAAAAGCATAATTATTTCAGGGGAATACTGTTTTTCAGCAGAAAGAAAACACAACCGGTAACCGCATCTATAAGCATTAAAGACAAGGAAGGGAATTACACACCTGAATTTGTGGCAGCATTGAAAGATTATTACCTGTACCTGTAATTGTTGATTTAACCACAAAGTGCGCAAAGTTAAACGCAAAGTTCGCTAAGAAAACATTCGTGGCAATTCGTGTAATTTGTGGCGGGCATTTTAGCATACTATAACCCGGCGTATTCCTTCATATACAGGAACGGCTCATTCAACCTACCTGCTTTCACCATGGTGGCTTTGTCGATCACGTTGCTTCCGCCGAGGCGAATATCATCCAGTACGAATTTTATCATCTGCTCGCCAAAATACCGGCTGGCATCTCTCGGTAATTCATTCGGCAGGTTCCCCACGGCCATCACGTCCACCGAACCCGGCAGGTAAGGTGCAGTAACCTGAAAAGTTTCCCTGTCCACCCCATACACCGGGTTCTCAATGGTTGAATCGCCGAGGTTGCAGGGCACGGAACCATTTCGGTCAT from Chitinophagaceae bacterium encodes the following:
- the tsaD gene encoding tRNA (adenosine(37)-N6)-threonylcarbamoyltransferase complex transferase subunit TsaD, with the protein product MITILAIESSCDETSASVCRDGKILSNHIANQTVHEQFGGVVPELASRAHMQNIVPVVDAALQTAHCSLQSLDAIAFTQAPGLIGSLLVGTQFAKSLSLALDVPLISVHHMQAHVLANLIGEEKPSFPFLCLTVSGGHTQIVRCDAPTQLKVIGETIDDAAGEAFDKTAKMLGLPYPGGPLIDKYAKQGNPKRFTFPEPRIPGLDFSFSGLKTSILYFLKNAGTSNLFKEEFRADEATRQRFIDENLDDICASVQERIISILLNKLKKAAAETGITDVCLAGGVSANSGLRSAFKALGEKEGWRTFIPAFEYCTDNAAMIAITGYFKFLEKDFTELGVSPSARAEW
- a CDS encoding methyltransferase; the encoded protein is MSNSFFQFKQFTVFQHKCAMKVCTDACLFGALAAGYKPQTTNGLDIGTGTGLLSLMLAQKDPDAVIDAVELGTDAAQQARENFAASPWKERLNIFNADMLSFKTEKSYDLIISNPPFFEDDLRSPDEAKNHAKHDTSLSLNELVRVVQQLLAADGSFAVLLPYQRVNYFTEEAGRQGLHLAQQVLVKQTEKHNYFRGILFFSRKKTQPVTASISIKDKEGNYTPEFVAALKDYYLYL